One genomic region from Pongo abelii isolate AG06213 chromosome 4, NHGRI_mPonAbe1-v2.0_pri, whole genome shotgun sequence encodes:
- the LEAP2 gene encoding liver-expressed antimicrobial peptide 2 → MSALQIDGSPIPEVSSAKRRPRRMTPFWRGVSLRPIGASCRDDSECITRLCRKRRCSLSVAQE, encoded by the exons ATGTCTGCCCTACAGATAGATGGCTCCCCAATACCAGAAGTGAGTTCAGCAAAGAGAAGGCCACGGAGAATGACCCCATTTTGGAGAGGGGTTTCCCTCAGGCCTATTGGAGCCTCCTGCCGGGATGATTCTGAGTGTATCACAAGGCTATGCAG AAAAAGACGCTGTTCCTTAAGTGTGGCCCAGGAATGA